The Comamonas sp. GB3 AK4-5 genome includes a region encoding these proteins:
- a CDS encoding TetR/AcrR family transcriptional regulator — protein sequence MKEKTPAKDSTAKRPGRPRTKPAEVRLDELMAAAEKLFLEKGVEATTISDIVESAQVAKGTFYHYFSAKTDLLEALGKRYTERFMSSLERAMSACAADDWVGRLQVWVYANVETYVKTYQIHDIVYTNHHHHDRSNQAKNAILDQLLEIIDGGCRAGVWSPPAPRVVALLIYSGVHGATDDVIAARTKNIKPFAHSVSEACLQMLNPAKKAAA from the coding sequence ATGAAAGAAAAAACACCTGCAAAGGACTCCACAGCCAAGCGCCCGGGTCGGCCCAGGACGAAGCCGGCCGAAGTGCGTCTTGACGAGTTGATGGCCGCCGCCGAAAAGCTCTTCCTGGAAAAAGGTGTCGAGGCCACGACGATCAGCGACATCGTCGAGTCGGCCCAGGTCGCCAAAGGCACCTTCTACCACTACTTTTCTGCCAAGACCGACCTGCTGGAAGCCCTAGGCAAGCGCTATACAGAGCGCTTCATGAGCAGTCTGGAGCGTGCCATGTCCGCTTGCGCGGCCGATGACTGGGTGGGGCGGTTGCAGGTCTGGGTGTATGCCAATGTCGAAACCTATGTGAAGACCTACCAGATCCATGACATTGTCTACACCAACCACCACCATCACGATCGTTCCAACCAGGCCAAGAATGCCATCCTGGACCAGTTGCTGGAAATCATTGACGGTGGTTGCCGGGCTGGTGTCTGGTCGCCGCCCGCTCCCAGGGTCGTCGCCTTGCTGATCTATTCGGGTGTGCACGGCGCGACCGACGATGTCATTGCCGCCCGAACGAAGAACATCAAGCCCTTTGCCCACAGCGTCTCCGAAGCATGTCTTCAGATGCTGAACCCGGCAAAGAAGGCTGCTGCATAA
- a CDS encoding MFS transporter gives MPSTPTTSFTAADHQASRRRCAVAAAYLGTFLATLDISIVNVALPTLQEALHTDIAGLQWVVNAYAICLSAFMLSAGPLADRYGHKRAWMCGIVLFTLGSALCAMASSLNPLLAGRALQGLAGALVIPGALPILVHAYPDPKQRAHVIGGWSAFSALALVLGPLLGGLLLHFWTWHSIFLINLPLGILAVALGLWGIPERRHPDDAALDPAGQLLSVLCLGALTYGLIEAGESSFTATRPMTALGLALLLSMLFVAVELKVERPLVPLQMFRQSGFALTNFASFALGFSYYSSLFFFSIFLQRVQGWSPVETGWRMMPLFVVTGLASVLFGRLSARFSLHRLMVAGYALTTLSMATMALFTTSTPYAVVGALFVLMGLGVGLAVPATGVAVMESAPPTRAGMVSAMLNALRQMGMTVGIALLGALMTHRAIQAMVGSSELQGVEGAADLASQAITHHVVPGQLSALYATSIGSGFQIAMLVAALVCGVATALLLSMKRTS, from the coding sequence ATGCCTTCCACTCCAACCACCTCATTCACCGCAGCAGACCATCAGGCCTCCCGCCGCCGCTGTGCCGTCGCTGCCGCCTACCTGGGCACCTTTCTCGCCACCCTCGACATCAGCATTGTCAACGTCGCACTGCCCACGCTGCAAGAAGCCTTGCACACCGACATCGCTGGACTGCAATGGGTTGTCAATGCCTACGCCATCTGCCTTTCGGCTTTCATGCTCTCTGCGGGACCTCTCGCGGATCGCTACGGTCACAAGCGTGCCTGGATGTGCGGCATCGTCCTGTTCACCCTTGGATCCGCTCTTTGCGCCATGGCCTCCTCGCTGAACCCGCTGCTGGCGGGCCGGGCACTTCAAGGGCTCGCAGGTGCGCTGGTCATACCGGGGGCCCTGCCCATCCTCGTGCATGCCTACCCTGATCCCAAGCAGCGGGCACATGTCATCGGCGGCTGGTCCGCCTTCAGTGCATTGGCACTGGTGCTGGGGCCGCTACTCGGTGGGCTGCTGCTGCATTTCTGGACATGGCACAGCATATTTCTCATCAACCTGCCCTTGGGCATTCTGGCTGTGGCGCTGGGTTTATGGGGCATCCCGGAGCGCCGCCATCCTGACGATGCCGCACTGGACCCTGCCGGGCAGTTGCTGAGCGTGCTCTGCCTTGGTGCTTTGACATATGGGCTGATCGAGGCGGGTGAATCCAGCTTCACGGCCACACGCCCCATGACTGCGCTGGGGCTGGCATTGCTGCTCTCCATGCTGTTCGTTGCCGTCGAATTGAAGGTCGAGCGGCCGCTTGTGCCTCTGCAAATGTTTAGGCAGTCCGGGTTTGCGTTGACGAACTTTGCATCCTTCGCACTCGGCTTCTCCTACTACAGCAGCTTGTTCTTCTTCTCGATCTTTCTGCAGCGCGTTCAAGGCTGGTCCCCCGTCGAAACCGGCTGGCGCATGATGCCGCTCTTTGTGGTCACAGGCCTCGCCTCTGTACTCTTCGGCAGGCTGAGCGCACGATTTTCTCTACATCGGCTCATGGTGGCCGGCTATGCCCTCACCACACTCTCCATGGCCACCATGGCGCTTTTCACGACCTCCACACCGTATGCCGTTGTCGGAGCCCTTTTTGTACTGATGGGACTGGGGGTTGGCCTGGCCGTCCCGGCCACGGGGGTGGCGGTCATGGAGAGTGCGCCGCCAACGCGCGCAGGTATGGTCTCGGCAATGCTCAACGCTTTGCGTCAAATGGGTATGACGGTGGGCATCGCTCTGCTGGGAGCACTGATGACCCACAGAGCCATCCAGGCAATGGTGGGTTCTTCGGAGCTGCAAGGTGTTGAAGGCGCGGCAGATTTGGCAAGCCAGGCGATCACTCACCATGTGGTGCCAGGGCAGTTGTCGGCTTTGTACGCCACATCTATCGGCAGCGGCTTCCAGATTGCGATGCTGGTCGCAGCCTTGGTCTGCGGGGTCGCAACAGCATTGTTGCTATCGATGAAACGCACGAGCTGA
- the groL gene encoding chaperonin GroEL (60 kDa chaperone family; promotes refolding of misfolded polypeptides especially under stressful conditions; forms two stacked rings of heptamers to form a barrel-shaped 14mer; ends can be capped by GroES; misfolded proteins enter the barrel where they are refolded when GroES binds): MAAKDVVFGGEARARMVEGVNILANAVKVTLGPKGRNVVLDRSFGAPTVTKDGVSVAKEIELKDKLQNMGAQLVKEVASKTNDIAGDGTTTATVLAQAIVHEGTKYVAAGLNPMDLKRGIDKAVAALVEELKKQSKATTTSKEIAQVGSISANSDESVGSIIAEAMDKVGKEGVITVEEGKSLANELDVVEGMQFDRGYLSPYFINNPEKQVALLDNPFVLLFDKKISNIRDLLPTLEAVAKAGRPLLIIAEDVEGEALATLVVNTIRGILKVVAVKAPGFGDRRKAMLEDIAILTGGKVIAEEVGLALDKVTLEDLGQAARVEIGKENTTIIDGAGKADEIEARVKQIRIQIEEATSDYDREKLQERVAKLAGGVAVIKVGAATEVEMKEKKARVEDALHATRAAVEEGIVAGGGVALLRAKQAVGELKTGNAEQDAGIKLILKAIEAPLREIVANAGGEPSVVVNAVLNGKGNYGFNAANDSYGDMLEMGILDPTKVTRTALQNAASVASLLLTTECMIAESPKAEGAAAMPDMGGMGGMGGMGM, from the coding sequence ATGGCAGCAAAAGACGTAGTTTTCGGTGGTGAAGCCCGTGCCCGCATGGTGGAAGGCGTGAACATCCTGGCCAACGCGGTCAAGGTCACCCTCGGCCCCAAGGGTCGCAACGTGGTGCTGGATCGCTCGTTCGGCGCCCCCACCGTGACCAAGGACGGTGTGTCCGTGGCCAAGGAAATCGAACTCAAGGACAAGCTGCAGAACATGGGCGCCCAGCTCGTGAAGGAAGTGGCTTCCAAGACCAACGACATCGCTGGTGACGGCACCACGACCGCTACCGTGCTGGCCCAGGCCATCGTGCACGAAGGCACCAAGTACGTGGCCGCCGGCCTGAACCCCATGGACCTGAAGCGCGGCATCGACAAGGCTGTCGCCGCTCTGGTGGAAGAGCTGAAGAAGCAATCCAAGGCCACCACCACTTCCAAGGAAATCGCCCAAGTCGGTTCGATCTCCGCCAACTCCGATGAATCCGTGGGCAGCATCATTGCCGAAGCCATGGACAAGGTCGGCAAGGAAGGCGTGATCACCGTGGAAGAAGGCAAGTCGCTGGCCAACGAACTCGACGTCGTTGAAGGCATGCAGTTCGACCGCGGCTACCTGTCGCCCTACTTCATCAACAACCCCGAAAAGCAAGTTGCCCTGCTGGACAACCCCTTCGTGCTGTTGTTCGACAAGAAGATCAGCAACATCCGCGACCTGCTGCCCACGCTGGAAGCCGTGGCCAAGGCCGGCCGTCCTCTGCTGATCATTGCAGAAGACGTCGAAGGCGAAGCCCTGGCGACCCTGGTGGTCAACACCATCCGCGGCATCCTGAAGGTTGTGGCTGTGAAGGCTCCTGGCTTCGGCGACCGCCGCAAGGCCATGCTGGAAGACATCGCCATCCTGACTGGCGGCAAGGTCATCGCTGAAGAAGTGGGCCTGGCACTGGACAAGGTCACGCTGGAAGACCTGGGCCAAGCTGCCCGCGTCGAAATCGGCAAGGAAAACACCACCATCATCGACGGTGCTGGCAAGGCTGACGAAATCGAAGCCCGCGTCAAGCAAATCCGCATCCAGATCGAAGAAGCCACTTCCGACTACGACCGCGAAAAGCTGCAAGAGCGCGTGGCCAAGCTGGCCGGCGGCGTGGCCGTGATCAAGGTTGGCGCTGCCACCGAAGTCGAGATGAAGGAAAAGAAGGCCCGCGTGGAAGACGCCCTGCACGCTACCCGCGCTGCTGTGGAAGAAGGCATTGTGGCCGGTGGTGGCGTGGCCCTGCTGCGCGCCAAGCAAGCCGTGGGCGAGCTCAAGACCGGCAATGCCGAGCAAGACGCTGGCATCAAGCTGATCCTGAAGGCCATCGAAGCCCCTCTGCGTGAAATCGTGGCCAACGCCGGTGGCGAGCCTTCGGTGGTGGTGAATGCCGTGCTGAATGGCAAGGGCAACTACGGCTTCAACGCTGCCAACGACAGCTATGGCGACATGCTGGAAATGGGCATTCTGGACCCCACCAAGGTGACCCGTACGGCCCTGCAAAACGCCGCTTCCGTGGCTTCGCTGCTGCTGACCACCGAGTGCATGATTGCCGAAAGCCCCAAGGCTGAAGGCGCTGCAGCCATGCCCGACATGGGCGGTATGGGTGGCATGGGCGGCATGGGTATGTAA
- a CDS encoding ABC transporter ATP-binding protein translates to MKDMLDVAGVSVSFSARKVLSDITFGPLRAGTVTALLGSNAAGKSTLLRCLAGELQGSGVVRVSGQPLAHWPAHHPNRPAHVPQDYSMRSSLRVFEAVLLAGKQAAGGWSVSDNELDAVTQILTTLQIDGLADRELSALSGGQRQLVSIAQALVRQPRVLLLDEPTSALDLQRKFEVLELLRSLARRDAMCVVMAIHDIDHALRFADQVVVLHNGSVLASGAPAQVLTPQLLARVYGVQARVEQCSQGLWHVMVDQSLRHNAAWTQTTSEEQPC, encoded by the coding sequence ATGAAAGACATGCTTGATGTAGCCGGTGTGTCTGTGTCCTTCAGCGCCCGCAAGGTCCTCAGCGACATCACCTTTGGCCCGCTGCGCGCAGGCACTGTCACCGCCCTGTTGGGTTCCAATGCGGCCGGAAAATCCACCCTGTTGCGGTGCCTGGCGGGCGAGCTGCAAGGCAGTGGTGTGGTGCGTGTGAGCGGACAGCCCCTGGCGCACTGGCCTGCCCACCATCCCAACCGGCCGGCACATGTGCCGCAGGATTACTCGATGCGCTCATCGCTGCGCGTTTTTGAGGCTGTCTTGCTGGCAGGCAAACAGGCGGCAGGAGGCTGGTCGGTATCCGACAACGAGCTCGATGCCGTGACCCAGATTCTGACGACCCTGCAGATCGATGGATTGGCAGACCGTGAGTTGAGCGCCCTCAGCGGAGGGCAGCGCCAGTTGGTTTCCATTGCGCAAGCACTGGTGCGCCAGCCCCGCGTCTTGCTGCTTGACGAGCCCACCAGCGCGCTGGATCTGCAGCGCAAGTTCGAGGTGCTGGAGCTGCTGAGAAGCTTGGCCCGACGAGATGCCATGTGCGTCGTGATGGCCATCCATGACATAGACCACGCCTTGCGTTTTGCGGACCAGGTCGTGGTGCTGCACAACGGCTCCGTGCTTGCCAGTGGAGCGCCGGCCCAGGTCCTCACGCCACAGCTGCTGGCCCGCGTCTATGGCGTACAGGCTCGCGTGGAGCAATGCTCCCAGGGCCTGTGGCATGTGATGGTGGATCAATCGCTGCGCCACAACGCCGCATGGACACAGACAACATCAGAGGAGCAGCCATGCTGA
- a CDS encoding TonB-dependent siderophore receptor, whose protein sequence is MHGYVAEQSTAGSKTDTPILETPQSISVVTREQMEVLQPLTSSEALRYTGGAVSEKYGGFGGQLDLTRIRGFDADYYLDGLRIISNVSTWTPQIDPYSLERIEVLRGPSAALYGQGTGGGIVNQVSRRPQAEASNEVVMQLGNFGRRMVGIDTTGPANADGTLLYRFTATGLDSEGQVEDVRHKRIYLAPALTWRPNAATSWTLLATHSREPEIPDYNSLPAAAVGLDNSPFPKINLRRNYTDMGFQDSSRKQNSISSLFEHQFGNGWKFTSNSRYMYINSDIQRTSIYAYENRGGHLWLQGTYGLAPASSNTFATDNHVTKSIDLGSTRHTLLAGMDYARGSMRSDSYRMDPVAFDPYDPTNYRPIAVPDFSSSMATTPYNVRQQFDRIGIYAQDQMAYERWRLTLNARHDWSKTDDQSRSYSPKWNYSQQKDNKWSGRVGLNYVFDNGVAPYLSYATSFDPVLGNDFHGRAFAPTETKQYEAGVKYHPAGSKTLLSAAVFQINQTNVKTADTRNLGFWTQSGEVRSRGLDLQASAEIVRNLNLLASYSYLENVLVSDANYQGKSQAQTPRNSGSLWLDYRIASGWLSGLRVGAGARYLGSSFGNPMNTFTVPSATLVDLALSYDLGRLSRDLHGASLAVNVSNLGNKQYIASCGSQSSCFIGQDRTITATARFRW, encoded by the coding sequence GTGCATGGCTATGTGGCCGAGCAGTCCACCGCGGGTAGCAAGACCGACACGCCTATTCTGGAAACACCGCAGTCGATCTCGGTGGTGACGCGCGAGCAGATGGAAGTGCTGCAGCCGCTGACCAGCAGCGAAGCACTGCGCTACACGGGTGGCGCCGTCAGTGAGAAATACGGCGGCTTTGGCGGCCAGCTGGATCTGACGCGCATCCGCGGCTTCGATGCCGATTACTACCTGGATGGGCTGCGCATCATCAGCAATGTCTCGACATGGACGCCGCAGATTGATCCCTATTCACTGGAGCGCATCGAGGTGTTGCGAGGCCCATCTGCAGCGCTTTATGGCCAAGGCACAGGCGGTGGCATCGTGAACCAGGTCAGCCGCCGCCCGCAGGCCGAGGCCTCGAACGAGGTGGTGATGCAGCTCGGCAATTTCGGGCGCCGCATGGTCGGCATAGATACCACCGGCCCAGCCAATGCCGACGGTACCTTGCTCTACCGCTTCACTGCGACAGGCCTGGACTCTGAAGGGCAGGTCGAGGACGTAAGGCACAAGCGCATCTACCTCGCACCGGCGCTGACCTGGCGCCCGAACGCGGCAACGTCCTGGACGCTGCTGGCCACCCACTCACGCGAGCCCGAAATCCCGGACTACAACAGCCTGCCCGCTGCAGCCGTGGGCCTGGACAACAGCCCTTTCCCGAAAATCAACCTCCGGCGCAATTACACCGACATGGGTTTTCAGGATTCGAGCCGCAAGCAGAACTCGATCAGCTCGCTGTTCGAGCACCAGTTCGGCAATGGCTGGAAGTTCACCAGCAATTCCCGCTACATGTACATCAACTCGGACATCCAGCGCACATCCATTTATGCGTACGAGAACCGTGGCGGGCATTTGTGGCTGCAGGGCACCTATGGGCTGGCGCCGGCCAGCTCCAATACCTTCGCCACGGACAACCACGTCACCAAGAGCATCGACCTGGGCAGCACCCGCCACACCTTGCTGGCGGGCATGGATTACGCAAGAGGCTCCATGCGCAGCGATTCCTATCGCATGGACCCGGTGGCCTTTGACCCCTATGACCCGACCAATTACCGCCCCATTGCGGTGCCGGACTTCAGCAGCAGCATGGCCACGACGCCGTACAACGTGCGCCAGCAGTTCGACCGTATCGGCATTTATGCCCAGGATCAGATGGCCTATGAGCGCTGGCGCCTGACCCTCAATGCCCGCCACGACTGGTCCAAGACCGACGACCAGTCCCGCAGCTACTCGCCCAAGTGGAACTACAGCCAGCAAAAAGACAATAAGTGGAGTGGCCGCGTGGGGCTGAACTATGTGTTTGACAACGGCGTGGCGCCCTACCTGAGTTACGCCACCTCGTTCGACCCCGTGCTGGGCAACGACTTCCATGGCCGAGCCTTTGCGCCCACCGAGACCAAGCAGTACGAAGCCGGTGTGAAATACCACCCGGCCGGCTCCAAGACCTTGCTCTCGGCAGCCGTGTTCCAGATCAACCAGACCAACGTCAAGACGGCGGATACGCGCAATCTGGGCTTTTGGACACAGTCCGGCGAAGTGCGCTCACGCGGGCTGGATCTGCAGGCCAGTGCGGAAATCGTCCGCAATCTGAACTTGCTGGCGAGCTATTCCTATCTCGAGAATGTGCTGGTCAGCGATGCCAACTACCAGGGGAAAAGCCAGGCCCAGACACCCAGAAACAGCGGCTCCTTATGGCTGGACTACCGCATTGCATCGGGCTGGCTGAGCGGCCTGCGCGTGGGTGCCGGCGCCCGCTACCTGGGCAGCAGCTTCGGCAACCCGATGAACACCTTCACCGTGCCCTCGGCCACGCTCGTTGATCTGGCCCTGAGCTACGACCTGGGACGCCTCAGCCGTGACCTCCATGGCGCATCGCTTGCCGTCAATGTCAGCAATCTGGGCAACAAACAGTACATCGCCAGCTGCGGCTCGCAGTCGTCCTGCTTCATCGGACAAGACCGCACGATCACGGCCACCGCCAGGTTCCGCTGGTGA
- a CDS encoding FecCD family ABC transporter permease encodes MTSTSSHADPSMLENGRHFYQRLSRKRSLMLWVMALLTIACFVLDLSLGQALYAPDQILRALWDSNAAPAIHVILWDIRLPVALSALVVGASLAIAGVQMQTVLNNPLASPFTLGLSAAASFGAAIGLVLGVSILPAAAVAFAIPANAFLVSMAAALFIHRMSRRRGISTEMIVLLGTTLVFTFGALLEALQYVAPDQALSAVVFWTMGSLSRSNWLKLGIMSTVLVVVWMAFAKQAWAMTALRLGEARASSLGVPVDRLRLRGILLGSLLASVCVSFVGTIGFVGLVGPHVARMLIGEDQRYLLPASALCGAAMLSAASVLSKSLLPGQTLPIGIVTSLVGVPLFFILILRTRTR; translated from the coding sequence ATGACCTCGACTTCTTCGCATGCCGACCCCTCGATGCTCGAGAACGGCCGGCATTTCTATCAGCGGCTTTCGCGCAAACGCAGCCTCATGCTGTGGGTGATGGCGCTACTCACCATCGCCTGTTTTGTGCTTGACCTGTCACTGGGCCAAGCCTTGTACGCACCAGACCAGATATTGCGCGCGCTTTGGGACAGCAACGCGGCACCCGCCATTCACGTCATCCTGTGGGATATCCGGCTCCCCGTGGCACTTTCGGCTCTGGTGGTCGGCGCCAGCCTGGCGATTGCAGGCGTGCAAATGCAGACGGTGCTGAACAACCCGCTGGCCAGCCCTTTCACCTTGGGCCTTTCCGCAGCCGCAAGCTTTGGCGCAGCCATAGGGCTGGTGCTGGGCGTGAGCATTCTGCCTGCGGCGGCCGTGGCTTTTGCCATTCCTGCCAACGCCTTTCTGGTGTCCATGGCTGCAGCGCTTTTCATTCACCGCATGAGCCGGCGCCGCGGCATCAGCACCGAAATGATTGTGCTGCTGGGAACCACCCTGGTCTTTACCTTTGGCGCATTGCTGGAGGCCCTGCAATATGTGGCGCCGGACCAGGCGCTGTCTGCCGTGGTCTTCTGGACCATGGGCAGCCTCTCACGCAGCAACTGGCTCAAGCTCGGCATCATGAGTACCGTCCTTGTGGTGGTATGGATGGCTTTCGCCAAACAGGCATGGGCCATGACCGCTTTGCGCCTGGGAGAAGCCCGCGCCAGCAGCCTGGGCGTTCCCGTCGACCGCCTGCGCCTGCGTGGCATTTTGCTGGGGAGTCTGCTGGCATCCGTGTGCGTGTCCTTTGTGGGCACCATAGGCTTTGTCGGTTTGGTGGGGCCCCATGTCGCGCGCATGCTGATAGGGGAGGATCAGCGCTATCTGCTCCCGGCCTCTGCCCTGTGCGGGGCGGCCATGCTGTCGGCCGCTTCCGTGCTGAGCAAATCCCTGTTGCCCGGGCAAACGCTGCCGATCGGGATCGTCACCTCGCTGGTGGGCGTGCCTTTGTTCTTCATCTTGATTCTCAGGACACGCACACGATGA
- the aroB gene encoding 3-dehydroquinate synthase, with protein sequence MTTAAPLAPFIAHTADHATVHIDLGERSYPIRIGAGLLGETSTYQGLPKARSALIVTNTTVAPLYLQQVRTALAAQYAQVHVVELPDGEAHKDWQTLNLIFDGLLQQGCDRKTLLFALGGGVIGDMTGFAAASYMRGVPFVQLPTTLLSQVDSSVGGKTAINHPLGKNMIGAFYQPQLVLCDLASLDTLPVRELSAGLAEVIKYGPIADMAFFDWLEANIDLLRSGDRQAMAQAVKRSVEIKAWVVSQDEKEAGLRAVLNFGHTFGHAIEAGMGYGVWLHGEGVGAGMVMAAHLSQELGLVDAAFVARLTRLIERAGLPTKGAMLDAKDNAGAYLEHMRVDKKAEAGEIRFVLIDGPGKAVMRSAPDALVRQVIDRCCG encoded by the coding sequence ATGACCACCGCTGCCCCGCTTGCCCCCTTTATTGCCCATACCGCCGACCACGCCACCGTGCACATTGACCTGGGCGAGCGCAGCTATCCCATTCGCATCGGGGCCGGCCTGCTGGGCGAGACCTCCACCTACCAGGGCCTGCCCAAGGCACGCAGCGCTTTGATCGTCACCAACACCACGGTGGCGCCGCTGTATCTGCAGCAGGTGCGCACCGCGCTGGCCGCGCAGTACGCGCAAGTGCATGTGGTGGAACTGCCCGATGGCGAGGCCCACAAAGACTGGCAGACCCTGAACTTGATTTTTGATGGCCTGCTGCAGCAGGGCTGTGATCGCAAGACCTTGCTGTTTGCCCTGGGCGGTGGCGTGATTGGCGATATGACGGGCTTTGCCGCCGCCAGCTATATGCGCGGCGTACCCTTTGTGCAGCTGCCCACCACGCTGCTGTCCCAGGTGGATTCCAGCGTGGGCGGCAAGACCGCCATCAACCACCCGCTGGGCAAAAACATGATCGGCGCCTTCTACCAGCCGCAGCTGGTGCTGTGCGACCTGGCATCGCTGGACACCTTGCCCGTGCGCGAGCTCTCTGCCGGCCTGGCCGAGGTCATCAAATACGGTCCCATCGCCGATATGGCGTTCTTTGACTGGCTGGAAGCCAATATCGACCTGCTGCGTTCCGGTGACCGCCAGGCCATGGCCCAGGCCGTCAAGCGCAGCGTGGAGATCAAGGCCTGGGTGGTCAGCCAGGACGAAAAAGAAGCCGGCCTGCGCGCCGTGCTCAACTTCGGCCACACCTTTGGCCACGCCATTGAAGCCGGCATGGGCTACGGCGTCTGGCTGCATGGCGAGGGCGTGGGCGCCGGCATGGTGATGGCGGCGCATTTGTCGCAGGAACTGGGCCTGGTGGATGCCGCCTTTGTCGCACGCCTGACCCGCTTGATCGAGCGTGCCGGCCTGCCCACCAAGGGCGCCATGCTGGATGCCAAAGACAATGCTGGCGCCTATCTGGAACATATGCGCGTGGACAAGAAAGCCGAGGCCGGCGAGATCCGCTTTGTGCTGATTGATGGCCCCGGCAAGGCTGTAATGCGCAGCGCACCTGATGCGCTGGTGCGGCAGGTGATTGACCGTTGCTGTGGGTAA
- a CDS encoding ABC transporter substrate-binding protein produces the protein MTDITGRVLKLRTPARRVVLGDGPLAYVVALLGNSDPFGSVVGWGDNFRSADLGGYMAYRQKFPAIDRIPTFRGSTVGAIDIELAISLEPDVVVLNLSSRSAAESSGLLVRLSQVGVPVVFVDFRTRMFENTTRSIEIMGQIMGRPDRAADFLRFRHAQTLRVTQRLQNLGHRPLVMLERAAGLYDDCCLSYGNGNFGELVAAAGGTNLGSQVLHGTFGTLHPEQVIAADPDVILVTGANWKLYSPVGDWVDLGPGSDPAAGLASLRRLMNRPAYRSLRAVKAGRIHAIWHPFYDNPYYFIALQQIAKWLHPDLFHDLDPDATFRELHQRFLPIPYQPGYWLSLNPST, from the coding sequence GTGACCGACATCACCGGCAGGGTGTTGAAGCTCCGCACGCCCGCACGGCGTGTGGTGCTGGGCGACGGGCCACTCGCGTATGTGGTGGCACTGCTTGGCAACAGCGATCCCTTCGGCTCCGTGGTGGGCTGGGGGGACAACTTCCGCTCTGCCGACCTGGGCGGCTATATGGCGTATCGCCAGAAATTCCCCGCCATCGACCGCATACCAACCTTTCGGGGCTCGACCGTGGGTGCCATCGATATCGAGCTGGCGATTTCGTTGGAGCCCGATGTGGTGGTCCTCAATCTGAGCTCCAGGTCGGCAGCGGAGTCCTCCGGTCTGCTGGTGCGACTGTCGCAGGTGGGCGTTCCGGTGGTCTTCGTCGACTTCCGCACCCGCATGTTCGAGAACACCACGCGCAGCATCGAAATCATGGGGCAGATCATGGGTCGCCCGGACCGGGCCGCGGACTTTTTGCGCTTTCGGCATGCACAAACGCTGCGCGTCACACAGCGGCTGCAAAACCTGGGGCACAGGCCCCTGGTGATGCTGGAAAGAGCGGCCGGGCTTTATGACGATTGCTGTCTTTCCTATGGGAATGGGAATTTCGGTGAGCTCGTGGCCGCAGCAGGTGGAACCAACCTGGGTAGCCAGGTGCTGCACGGGACCTTCGGCACGCTGCATCCCGAGCAAGTGATTGCAGCCGACCCGGATGTGATCTTGGTCACCGGCGCCAACTGGAAGCTGTATTCGCCCGTGGGCGACTGGGTGGATCTGGGCCCCGGCTCTGACCCCGCCGCAGGCCTGGCCAGCCTGCGGCGCCTGATGAACAGACCGGCCTATCGCTCGCTGCGCGCCGTGAAAGCAGGGCGGATCCACGCCATCTGGCATCCGTTTTACGACAACCCCTATTACTTCATCGCGCTGCAGCAGATTGCCAAGTGGCTGCATCCCGATCTTTTTCACGATCTGGATCCGGACGCCACCTTCCGCGAACTGCACCAGCGCTTTCTCCCCATCCCCTACCAACCCGGCTATTGGCTCAGTCTGAACCCATCCACATGA
- the groES gene encoding co-chaperone GroES translates to MNLRPLHDRVIVKRLENETKTASGIYIPDNAAEKPDQGEVLAVGPGKRNDKGEQIALNVKVGDRVLFGKYSGQTVKVDGDELLVMKEDDLFAVVEK, encoded by the coding sequence ATGAATCTGCGTCCTCTGCACGACCGCGTGATCGTCAAGCGTCTTGAGAACGAAACCAAGACCGCTTCGGGCATTTATATCCCTGACAACGCCGCCGAGAAGCCTGACCAAGGCGAAGTGCTGGCTGTGGGTCCCGGCAAGCGCAACGACAAGGGCGAGCAGATTGCTCTGAACGTGAAGGTCGGCGACCGCGTGTTGTTCGGCAAGTACTCGGGCCAGACCGTGAAGGTCGATGGCGATGAGTTGCTGGTGATGAAGGAAGACGACCTGTTCGCCGTTGTCGAAAAATAA